The genomic interval gcatgcCATCGGAGCAGGCAGCAGCGTGGTGGGAACACCCAACTCTCCGCGTCGGAGTGCCAGCCTCTCGCCGGCGGATACGGTGCCACTGAGTGGATGGAAACGACCATGGATGTCTCAATGTCGAGTGCGTGAGTGCCTGGTCAATCTGCTGACCACCTGTGGACAGCGTGTCGGCCTGCCCAAGTCGCCATCGGTAAGTGTTGCCCAGAATCCAACCAGCCGACCGCTTGTACATAGCCAGGTGCATGCCTTAGGCTCCCCTAGAGCGCCCCTCTTCTCatgcatttttgcaattatCAATTATTACCTCTAACTCTTTTTCTTTCATGTaaacaataccaataccaataccaatacaaaaaaccaaataccaataccaaatTCAataccaaaccaaaacaaaactaacaCGCATTATCATCATTAACCAATCAATCTGATACCAAAATCGAAACATATCTAGGATGATTTCATAAACTCAATTTGCTCAAAGGTAAAGGACACGTTTCTATGTGCCGCGTCTAGTTTAGCTTTCTGTGATTTTAGTTCTCGCATGTGGTAGCTTTTACAGAAAAATTATAATCGTTTTGAACTTGATATTTTCAGTTCTATTCGAATATTAAGCAAGCAACGTGTTTCCTATGTTATCAAGttctttttgatttgaaaattacCAAGATCATTGATcatccttttttgtttttgtcctGTGTTCCATTCCACGCAATCCAGTCACACAAAAATACCGTAATTTTGCTTTCCTATTCCGTTGTTCCGTTcgcatgttgcatgttttgTTCAAACTGTACTCTTCGTTTATATACTCTTTATCTAAACACATTTAGTCGTTGAGCACGTCACTACTAACAGGATCGATTGCGACCAGACAAAGCGTAAGCTTTATCTTAATTACTCTTCTATATTATTCATCTAAATGTTAATCGGGTTTTTCTGTGCACTTAACTAATCTCTTAACCTGAACCCATAGGTGATCTTCAGCCAATCTTCGGATCTGATGGAGCGCCAGTCCTCGGCCGCTTCTTCTACGGAAGAAACTTCGGGTCCTCAAGGTGACCTGAGCAGCGGTTCGAGGCGCGACGATGGTCAGCCCGATTTCACCGTCTTCAAAGACTTTGATTTCCTGGAGTACGAGGACAGTATTGCCGGCGAATCCACGGACAACTTCAACTGGGGAGTTCGTCGTCATCAGCTCTTCGAGGGCGATGAGGATCGCTTGAATTGCGGAAGTGGCATTGGTGGCTCCGTTAAAGGAGGTCACTCATCCGCCTTGGAGGACAGCTTCAGTGATAAGACCCCTATTTTGAGTAAGAGAAAACGACAGATTGCGGACGATTCATCCGACGAGGAGGCCGAATCTGAGTCGCCACTGGACGAGGATCATCGTCAGTCGTTCCTGAAGTCCGGGTTCAGTGCTGTGCCCCCCTCTTCGTTAAGTCTTCGGGAGCGCAGGCGACGCAACTCGGTGTCGCGAAGCGACACCAGTGGATCCAGTGCTGGTGATTTAGGCGACCTTACGCCCTGCAATGCATCGCCACATCTTCCGGGCATCATTCGATTCGCCGCCATTCATGATGAGGCGGAGGAGAACTGGCGTCGCCAGTTGCAGGCTTTGTTGGTCAATCAGCCATCGGCCCACACCTCGGAACTACTGCAGCAACTATACAGACTGATCAAGGAGCTCACCTTTAAAACGGTCAACATTTCCAAGGAGGCGAAGAAGTTCTTTACCGGCATTGGCTCACAACTGGGAAACAGGATCTCTCTTTTCACCGATCTACTCAGTTCTCGTGCGGATCCTCCGCAGGTTTGGTGCAGCGAGCTGCAGGCAACCACACCCAAGCTCTTCGAGACGTTGCGTTTCAATGTTTTGGAGGTGCAAGAGCATCTGGAAACCTTCTTCGATCGTAAAGATCAGGTTTTGGAGGTATACCTACTCATTTATGCAATAGAAtgacatttattttattttttttgtgttgcttttAGTGTCTGGATGCAGTGAAGACCAGTTGCAAACTGTCGCTCTTCAACGAGGCGGATGTGGCTGCTTCTGGGCTGGAGTTGCCAAGCACCTCCAGCATAGCCTATATGCCCTTCGATCCAGCTTCCACTGAGGTGGTCCTCGACTTGGGCCGCTCGCTTTACAAACTGATGTTCCAACTGTTGCTGCTCATCGAATCAAATCACAAGATATCCTCGAATGTTGTTAATCATTTCCGTATGAATGAAGACGTAAGACTGAAAGGACTGAATTTCTGTTAGATCCAACTATAATAACGAATCCCTTTGCAGATGCATGACATATCCGATCTCTATGCCCTGGTTCGCGATGCCCTGGTGCGCTACATCAGCGAGGCCGAATTGGATTGCTTAGAGTCATCCACTTCGACGGAGGGCGAGCATACGCCAACGCCGTCTCCTGGCTTGCCAATGACCCCAGAGGAATTCGAGGCTGCCCTTACCGAGCACATCGATCTGCAGCGGTGGCCCAGCGCCATAGCTCATGTGCGACAGTATCGACGGATTTCCACGCTTAACGCCAGCGGTGATCAAAACGTTACCATATTTAGCTATAGCTGCGGGGACAATCGCCAGAAATGGGATGAAATGTCCGTGATACTAAATGCTTATGCGCATGGTATTATGAAGGATCGCACAGGTATGTTATTAAGAAAATGATGCAAGTGCTCCGCAACTAAGAGATCTTTACTCTTTCAGCAGAAGCCTTTATAGTATCTAAATCCGACTCGGAGCTGTTCGAGATCTATGCCATTCTGTCGGAAAACTTATATCATGTATCCAGCGCGCTGACTAACATGGAGATCAGCATGAAGAGCTATTCGGCAGGCGGCGCGTCGGGCAATTTGCATCGCAGCGAACAGGATATTGTGACAAATCTTTAAAGTTATTTGTAGACTAAGTTAATCGCAGATGTAAGCTCCCTTTTATATGTAATCTTTTAGTGCGTAGGCTGCATATTAGACACTGCGGTGTATGTAAGCGATCATTATTGTGTACGAACAAATGTAAGTTAGGTACGATTCAATATACTTATCAATTACAGCACAATACGTGTATTCTCTCCTTTTGAACGAAAACGACCAAATTACCTTCTTGTGGTAAACCACTGACTTGGTAAATcaacatttattaattaataagtatttacatttaaaaaagcCATGAAAATGGTGACTGGCTGCCAGCTAGGCAAATAGATTTTTAAGGGCATTTCGTTGTTGTCGGTTGTACTGGGCCAGGAGCTGCTTGGTGCTGTTCAGTTCATTTACGATCTGTTTGTTCTCCGGTAGCAGATTGTGAGCCGTCTTTAGATCGTTAATGGCCTCCTCGTAGTTGCGCAATCCGCGCTGCGCTTGGGCGCGTCGGTAGAAAGCTTTGCTACATTTTGGATCAAGACGAATGGCTTCGTTGCAAACATCTCTAGCGCTCAAATAGTTACCCACTTTCAGGTCCACAGCGGCTGCATTTATGTTGTTAACCACAGAGAAGCCGTCAACCTTAAGCAGATCCGCATCGACAAGGTGTTTCTTTAGGGGGTTTAGCTGCTGCCAGCCAAACTGTCTGCTCAGGTAATGATAGTAACGATTCGCTTTGCGATATTTAGCCCGCGCTTCGTGATAGCGGCCAAGCTGATAGAAGTGATTACCCGATTGGCGAATGCCCGTGAGAAGTTCCACCGCCGCATCTGCCTGTTGCACAACAAGTAGTAATATTGGGTCAGTGTTATAGATATGATGAAAAATATGACTTCAACTCACTGTGAACTTATCGTGCTTGCGCGTCCAGTCTTGGGGATAGGCAGGCAACTTGTCCGTCGTCTCGTCGTTGCACTCGATGCCCCAGTTCTCGTTGGGAGCTATCTCTCCGCAGTCCCGTATCACGACCTCCGCCGTGGGATCGCCCTCGTCAGTGCAGTTTTGTTCCATTTCAGCTACAATACCCAAGCCACGTAAAACACGACCTACGACTACGTTTGTTTCATTCAAATTCTCACAGCCCGCGGCCGAAATGAAAAACTGTGAGTTGTTGGAGTTTGGCTTTCCGTAGTTGGCCATGCTGACCACACCCTCCTCGTTATGCTGTGGAAGATTAGCGGTTATATCATGTGGTTATCAGACGTATGCATTAATCGTGTCAGCAAGATTTAGAACTTAGAACAAAGTAATAGAGTAAACATTACTTTGCATTTGTACGTAATTCTATTGGAACTACAAATCTAGAGATTTCCGTGACCTCGTATTATAAAATGGAACTTACTGCGAGTTCGAAGTTCTCGTCATCGAAAACTGGACCGTAGATGCTCTCGCCACTGGTTCCATCGTTATTGACCACATCCCCGCTCTGGACGACGAAGACTCGTTTGATCTTGTGGAACCTAGTGCCCTTGTAGTGGAGCGGTTTCCCCAGAGTACCAATACCGCATTCACCCGTGCACAGGGCCCGGAAATTTTCCGCTGTCTTCGGCACCACATCCTTGCGCAGCTCAATTATCATGCGACCCGCTGTGACATTACATATGTGTGAGTTGTGTGAGTAGCAGATTCAATTGGTTGGCATGGCAATGGCCTCAATCTCGGTCAGATTCCACTCACCATCCTCCTTGCCAATGGAAATGTCCAGGTAGACCAGTGGATTTGTTGATTTCACCGCTCTAAGCAGCTTGCGTTCCTCCATTTTTGCCCTTAGGGGCGGGTCTTGGTTAATGTGACTTATCACCGCCCGCTAAGTAGTCCAGGCTGGTCCAAACCGATATTATCACCCGATTTTTGAGTTGCgaataaaattgtttacctTATTTCCCAGTGTGACTGTGTGCGGATAACGGCAAAAAACCTGCAGCTGGCAGTAGGCAACGAATGTAGTCTGTAGTCTGTGTAAGTTTACATCACTGTTCTCTTGTAGAAATAATGTATTTTTCGAGTCGaatgtataatttaaaataacggaaaaaattttcaaatttaaattttgtctTTAGTTAAAAACTTAACTGTTGGCGTTTAAAGCTTTTAGGGGGCAGCAATTGAACTTTTTGATAGCCCTTTCTAAACTATTTATACCCGTcaatcgtagagtaaaagggtatgcTAGGTtcgttaaaaaatatataacaggTTGAAGGAAGCCCTGCACGCAGAAAACAAAACCTcagaaaagtaaataataagGATTACTACAACTTTAAAGAATAATTAGAATTCAAGGTGACGTTTCCGTTTACACGTTTAATACCAATCATGCCCgactttaatttcattattagACTTCCCTGAGGCTTTTGTAGCTATGGACATTCGATGAGttctacatttttaatgattttgaGTAACGCCCATCcaatttgtataattatttgtgTCTTCTATCGAGTTGCACAATAACCACAACTTATAGCAAATTATTCCGAAGGAACCATATAATTTGGGCA from Drosophila yakuba strain Tai18E2 chromosome 3L, Prin_Dyak_Tai18E2_2.1, whole genome shotgun sequence carries:
- the LOC6532528 gene encoding peptidyl-prolyl cis-trans isomerase slr1251 isoform X2, translated to MEERKLLRAVKSTNPLVYLDISIGKEDAGRMIIELRKDVVPKTAENFRALCTGECGIGTLGKPLHYKGTRFHKIKRVFVVQSGDVVNNDGTSGESIYGPVFDDENFELAHNEEGVVSMANYGKPNSNNSQFFISAAGCENLNETNVVVGRVLRGLGIVAEMEQNCTDEGDPTAEVVIRDCGEIAPNENWGIECNDETTDKLPAYPQDWTRKHDKFTADAAVELLTGIRQSGNHFYQLGRYHEARAKYRKANRYYHYLSRQFGWQQLNPLKKHLVDADLLKVDGFSVVNNINAAAVDLKQSFLPTRPSAARIAQLRGGH
- the LOC6532528 gene encoding peptidyl-prolyl cis-trans isomerase D isoform X1 → MEERKLLRAVKSTNPLVYLDISIGKEDAGRMIIELRKDVVPKTAENFRALCTGECGIGTLGKPLHYKGTRFHKIKRVFVVQSGDVVNNDGTSGESIYGPVFDDENFELAHNEEGVVSMANYGKPNSNNSQFFISAAGCENLNETNVVVGRVLRGLGIVAEMEQNCTDEGDPTAEVVIRDCGEIAPNENWGIECNDETTDKLPAYPQDWTRKHDKFTADAAVELLTGIRQSGNHFYQLGRYHEARAKYRKANRYYHYLSRQFGWQQLNPLKKHLVDADLLKVDGFSVVNNINAAAVDLKVGNYLSARDVCNEAIRLDPKCSKAFYRRAQAQRGLRNYEEAINDLKTAHNLLPENKQIVNELNSTKQLLAQYNRQQRNALKNLFA